The proteins below come from a single Parageobacillus thermoglucosidasius genomic window:
- the feoB gene encoding ferrous iron transport protein B, which yields MASYIALFGNPNTGKTSLFNNLTGSYEYVGNWSGVTVEKKIGILRHHDVPIVDLPGIYSLQPLSRDEGVATEFLLTESFSAIVNIVDASQLKRNLHLTVQLLEFGKPLIIALNMIDVAEKRGVKVDAEKLSQCIGVPVIPVIARTGKGTKELVRTILSLTEEQSRPSFSLDYGRDVEAAVQKIAEQLPDDVPVSKRWLALQFLEGNERVYAYLQTYFDVAPLILIRDNVRQTLGRALAEHMHEVRDQWIAKVIETSTVTMKQKPLTLTEKVDAIVTNKYLGLPIFLLFMYIMFMLTFDWLGSPLADLLDQFFSGPLTDWLSKLLSLIGASPFIEELVLNGIVSGVGGVLVFVPQIFILFFFISLLEDSGYMARVAMVMDRFMEAIGLNGKAFIPMIIGFGCNVPGVMAARTIEQPKERLLTILLLPFMSCSARLPVYALFAGIFFAKNQAMVVFFLYVLGIVVALGLAKLFSTTLLRDESSVFVIELPPYRMPQALTLWRSTWDKGKGFVRKAGTFIFAGSVVIWLLTYVGPKGIGVSMDDSFLAVIGSVIAPILAPLGFGTWQAGASLITGFLAKEVVVSTMNIIYHAKDMDLLQGELAQYFTPLSALSFMTFVLLYVPCLATVATIRKETGSRKWTLLSIGCALSIAYVVSFAIYQGGRLLGF from the coding sequence ATGGCATCATATATTGCGTTATTTGGCAATCCAAATACCGGGAAAACTTCATTGTTTAATAATTTAACGGGATCATACGAATATGTCGGAAACTGGAGCGGAGTAACAGTAGAGAAAAAGATTGGCATATTGCGCCATCACGATGTTCCGATCGTTGACCTTCCGGGGATTTATTCATTGCAACCGCTTTCCCGGGATGAAGGAGTGGCGACCGAATTTTTATTAACGGAGTCTTTTTCTGCGATTGTCAATATCGTGGACGCTTCCCAATTAAAACGGAATTTGCATTTGACCGTTCAGCTGCTTGAATTTGGCAAACCGCTGATCATAGCCTTGAATATGATTGATGTGGCAGAAAAACGCGGGGTTAAAGTAGATGCGGAAAAACTTTCGCAATGCATTGGCGTTCCTGTGATTCCGGTTATCGCGCGGACGGGAAAAGGGACAAAAGAGCTCGTTCGCACCATTTTGTCACTGACAGAAGAACAAAGCAGGCCTTCTTTTTCGCTCGATTACGGTCGGGATGTGGAAGCGGCTGTGCAAAAAATAGCTGAACAACTCCCAGATGATGTACCGGTGTCAAAACGATGGCTTGCATTGCAATTTTTAGAAGGAAATGAACGGGTTTATGCGTATTTGCAAACATATTTCGATGTTGCCCCGCTTATATTGATTCGTGACAATGTCCGGCAAACGCTTGGGCGCGCTTTGGCAGAGCACATGCATGAAGTGCGCGATCAATGGATTGCGAAAGTCATCGAAACATCAACGGTGACGATGAAGCAAAAGCCGCTCACGCTGACAGAAAAAGTGGATGCCATTGTAACCAATAAATATTTGGGCTTGCCGATTTTCTTATTATTTATGTATATCATGTTTATGTTAACATTTGACTGGCTTGGCTCACCGCTTGCCGATTTGCTCGACCAGTTTTTTTCCGGTCCATTAACGGATTGGCTATCCAAACTGTTGTCGCTTATCGGTGCATCTCCATTCATTGAGGAGCTTGTGCTTAACGGAATTGTTTCTGGCGTTGGCGGGGTGCTTGTATTTGTGCCACAAATTTTTATTTTGTTCTTTTTCATTTCTTTGTTAGAGGATTCCGGATATATGGCGCGTGTTGCGATGGTCATGGACCGGTTTATGGAGGCGATTGGTTTAAATGGAAAAGCGTTTATTCCGATGATTATCGGATTTGGTTGCAACGTTCCGGGTGTCATGGCAGCACGGACGATTGAACAGCCAAAAGAACGGTTGCTGACGATTTTGTTGCTGCCGTTTATGTCATGTTCGGCGCGTTTGCCGGTATATGCGCTGTTTGCTGGGATATTTTTCGCAAAAAATCAAGCAATGGTCGTGTTTTTCTTATATGTGTTAGGGATTGTTGTTGCACTTGGCCTTGCCAAGCTGTTTTCGACCACTTTATTAAGAGATGAAAGCTCGGTTTTCGTCATTGAGCTGCCGCCGTACCGCATGCCGCAAGCGTTGACGTTGTGGCGAAGCACATGGGATAAAGGAAAAGGATTTGTGCGGAAAGCAGGCACGTTTATTTTCGCTGGGTCTGTTGTGATTTGGTTATTGACATATGTTGGACCAAAAGGAATTGGTGTTTCCATGGATGATAGTTTTCTCGCAGTGATAGGCAGTGTGATTGCGCCGATTTTAGCGCCGCTCGGTTTTGGAACATGGCAGGCTGGCGCGTCGTTGATAACGGGATTTTTAGCAAAAGAAGTCGTTGTTTCGACGATGAATATTATTTATCATGCAAAAGATATGGATTTGTTGCAAGGGGAATTGGCGCAATATTTTACGCCGTTATCTGCGCTTAGCTTTATGACGTTTGTTCTTCTTTATGTCCCTTGTTTAGCAACTGTTGCGACCATTCGCAAAGAAACGGGATCGCGAAAATGGACGTTGCTTTCAATCGGTTGCGCGTTAAGCATTGCATACGTGGTCTCTTTCGCGATTTATCAAGGCGGAAGATTGCTAGGATTTTGA
- a CDS encoding FeoA family protein produces MVLTDLQQGQQAVITHLGVTNEVVKQRLIHMGMHEGEKVCVKCVMPFGGPLMVEVDGQYICLRRKEAACIGVK; encoded by the coding sequence ATGGTTCTTACTGATCTGCAACAAGGGCAACAAGCGGTGATAACCCATTTAGGAGTAACAAATGAAGTGGTGAAACAGCGTCTCATTCATATGGGCATGCATGAAGGGGAAAAAGTTTGTGTGAAATGCGTCATGCCATTTGGCGGCCCGTTAATGGTAGAAGTAGATGGACAGTATATTTGTCTTCGGCGCAAAGAGGCGGCTTGTATTGGGGTGAAATAA
- a CDS encoding DUF5317 domain-containing protein: MVYDGILLSLVIGFFRGGSLKGLAHMKLRGGWLFPLLLVVQFAIFALQDKVAIVAKLSNTLFLIVYAVGLLFLWINRKQPGFIVIFAGVLLNFIVMAVNGGRMPVSVEAAQVLGREYVDALQTGVYGKHQAITSETLLPFLGDIIPLSPPYPRQQVISIGDVIINVGAFFFIQHLMLNTASKERSTVPVSK; encoded by the coding sequence ATGGTCTATGATGGCATTTTATTATCGCTTGTGATCGGTTTTTTTCGTGGAGGAAGTTTGAAAGGTCTTGCGCATATGAAGTTGCGCGGGGGATGGTTGTTTCCATTATTGTTGGTGGTGCAGTTCGCTATTTTTGCCTTGCAAGATAAAGTCGCGATTGTTGCTAAGCTAAGCAACACGTTATTTCTGATCGTATATGCGGTTGGTCTTCTTTTTCTCTGGATTAACCGAAAGCAGCCTGGATTTATCGTTATTTTTGCGGGAGTTCTATTAAATTTTATTGTTATGGCTGTAAACGGCGGAAGGATGCCTGTGTCGGTTGAGGCAGCACAAGTTCTCGGCCGTGAGTACGTCGATGCATTGCAGACGGGAGTATACGGCAAACATCAAGCGATTACGTCAGAGACGCTGTTGCCGTTTCTTGGTGATATTATTCCGCTGTCACCGCCATATCCGCGTCAGCAAGTCATCAGCATTGGCGATGTTATCATCAATGTCGGAGCGTTTTTCTTTATCCAGCATCTTATGCTGAACACAGCGAGCAAAGAACGCTCTACCGTTCCTGTAAGTAAATAA
- a CDS encoding FeoB-associated Cys-rich membrane protein: MIANIVIGGVIFGYAGWMLVRHIKKSSKGKCASCSLADHCQDACMPYKQENDI, translated from the coding sequence ATGATTGCGAATATAGTGATCGGTGGCGTGATTTTTGGTTATGCCGGGTGGATGCTTGTCCGCCACATTAAGAAAAGTTCAAAAGGAAAATGCGCTAGCTGCTCTCTTGCTGATCATTGCCAAGATGCTTGCATGCCTTACAAACAAGAAAACGATATATAA